A section of the Streptomyces sp. SCL15-4 genome encodes:
- a CDS encoding glycosyltransferase family 2 protein, with product MNGVTTSSPSSPASVDVVLPCLDEAAALPWVLARIPAGWRALVVDNGSTDGSADIARALGATVVHERQRGFGAACHAGLTAATADVVCFCDCDASLDPGHLVPFVREVLDDRADLVLGRRRARGRGAWPAHARAGNLALARLLRRRTGLRLRDLGPLRAARREPLLALGLSDRRSGYPLQMVVRAADAGWRITEHDVPYAPRAGRSKVTGTWRGTWQAVRDMSRVLAEPPADRRTVR from the coding sequence GTGAACGGCGTGACCACCTCATCACCCTCTTCACCGGCGAGCGTGGACGTGGTGTTGCCGTGCCTGGACGAGGCGGCGGCCCTGCCCTGGGTGCTCGCGCGGATCCCGGCCGGCTGGCGCGCCCTCGTCGTGGACAACGGCTCCACCGACGGCTCGGCGGACATCGCCCGCGCCCTCGGTGCGACCGTTGTCCACGAGCGGCAGCGCGGGTTCGGTGCCGCCTGCCACGCCGGGCTCACCGCCGCCACCGCCGACGTCGTCTGCTTCTGCGACTGCGACGCCTCGCTCGACCCCGGGCACCTCGTACCCTTCGTGCGGGAGGTCCTCGACGACCGGGCCGACCTGGTCCTCGGCCGACGGCGGGCGCGGGGCCGGGGCGCCTGGCCCGCGCACGCCCGGGCCGGCAACCTCGCGCTCGCGCGACTGCTGCGCCGCCGTACCGGACTGCGGCTGCGCGACCTCGGCCCGCTGCGCGCGGCCCGCCGGGAGCCGCTGCTCGCACTCGGTCTGAGTGACCGGCGCAGCGGCTATCCGCTCCAGATGGTGGTGAGGGCGGCCGACGCGGGCTGGCGGATCACCGAGCACGACGTGCCGTATGCGCCGCGCGCCGGCCGCTCCAAGGTGACGGGTACCTGGCGCGGCACCTGGCAGGCGGTCCGGGACATGAGCCGCGTCCTGGCCGAACCCCCGGCCGACCGGAGGACCGTACGGTGA
- a CDS encoding class I SAM-dependent methyltransferase, translating into MSTPRALAWAGADPYADALRTGRGPLFLRRSDGWLLPLEVERWCARADPVDRAVLDRCEGAVLDVGCGPGRLVAELAVRGRTVLGIDVSEAAVEHTVRLGGQALRRSVFEPLPGEGRWDTVLLMDGNIGIGGDPGVLLDRVARLLSAGGLLIAETAAVDVDERSEVQVVAGTGAGTDGGAFPWARLGTPALLRYAGRADWRTVGQWTSGARRFVALRSLPRARLRTAGSSAEPPNNTALISSQRARKPSGDRPVADW; encoded by the coding sequence ATGAGCACACCTCGGGCCCTCGCCTGGGCCGGCGCCGACCCCTACGCGGACGCGCTGCGCACCGGGCGCGGCCCGCTGTTCCTGCGCCGCAGCGACGGCTGGCTGCTGCCGCTGGAGGTCGAGCGGTGGTGCGCGCGAGCGGACCCGGTCGACCGGGCGGTGCTGGATCGCTGCGAGGGCGCCGTGCTCGACGTCGGCTGCGGGCCGGGGCGGCTGGTGGCGGAACTCGCCGTCCGGGGCCGTACCGTCCTCGGGATCGATGTCAGCGAGGCCGCCGTCGAGCACACCGTGCGGCTCGGCGGCCAGGCGCTGCGGCGCTCGGTGTTCGAGCCGCTGCCCGGCGAGGGCCGCTGGGACACGGTGCTGCTCATGGACGGCAACATCGGCATCGGCGGCGATCCGGGGGTCCTGCTGGACCGGGTGGCCCGGCTGCTGAGCGCCGGCGGCCTGCTGATCGCCGAGACAGCCGCGGTGGACGTCGACGAACGGTCCGAGGTGCAGGTCGTCGCCGGCACCGGGGCCGGGACGGACGGTGGCGCCTTCCCCTGGGCTCGGCTCGGCACCCCGGCCCTGCTGCGGTACGCGGGCCGGGCGGACTGGCGGACGGTGGGTCAGTGGACGTCCGGCGCGCGGCGCTTCGTCGCCCTGCGCAGCCTCCCGCGCGCTCGGCTCCGCACCGCCGGCAGCAGCGCCGAGCCGCCGAACAACACCGCGCTGATCAGCAGCCAGCGGGCGAGGAAGCCGTCCGGGGACAGGCCGGTGGCGGACTGGTAG
- a CDS encoding carboxymuconolactone decarboxylase family protein: protein MAETVTATTGGRVFVDKQSPDAYHAMTATAETVRAVAAGAGLDRLLVELVNIRVSQLNACAYCLDLHTRAALRAGETAQRLGVLPAWRDTGLFSPRERAALALAEATTHPSDAEAQDTAYALARSVLSDDEISAVIWVAITINAFNRVSVMSKHPVRPAPPR, encoded by the coding sequence GTGGCCGAGACCGTGACGGCGACCACAGGCGGACGGGTGTTCGTCGACAAGCAGAGCCCGGACGCCTACCACGCGATGACGGCGACCGCCGAAACGGTCCGCGCGGTCGCCGCCGGCGCGGGCCTGGACCGCCTCCTCGTCGAACTGGTCAACATCCGCGTGTCCCAGCTCAACGCCTGCGCCTACTGCCTCGACCTGCACACCCGCGCCGCCCTGCGCGCCGGAGAGACGGCACAGCGGCTGGGCGTGCTGCCCGCCTGGCGGGACACCGGGCTGTTCTCGCCGCGCGAGCGCGCGGCGCTGGCCCTGGCCGAGGCCACCACCCACCCGTCGGACGCCGAGGCGCAGGACACCGCCTACGCCCTCGCCCGCTCCGTCCTGTCGGACGACGAGATCTCCGCCGTGATCTGGGTCGCGATCACCATCAACGCCTTCAACCGGGTCTCCGTCATGAGCAAGCACCCGGTGCGTCCGGCGCCTCCCCGCTGA
- a CDS encoding pirin family protein — protein sequence MSNTEAVPVAHVRDAGTGLPVPAGVEVLTPRDVPLGGPRAMRVRRTLPQRSRSLIGAWCFADHYGPDDVASSGGMDVAPHPHIGLQTVSWLFSGEIEHRDSLGVHAYVRPGELNLMTSGHGICHSEVSTPATTVLHGVQLWVALPEEHRDTARDFQHYAPTPVPLDGGEARVFLGTLAGDTSPVRTFTPLLGAELHLAPQATVTLGIDSGFEHGVLVDTGNVLFGETILKPAELGYAPPGRTTLTLTNQADEPARLILLGGPPFQEEIVMWWNFIGRSHEEIVRARDEWASGDRFGSVQGYDGDPLPAPELPTVPLKPRRNHR from the coding sequence GTGAGCAACACGGAAGCGGTGCCCGTCGCCCACGTCCGCGACGCCGGGACCGGCCTGCCGGTGCCCGCCGGTGTCGAGGTCCTCACTCCGCGCGACGTGCCCCTGGGCGGCCCCCGGGCCATGCGGGTACGGCGCACGCTGCCCCAGCGATCCCGGTCGCTGATCGGTGCCTGGTGCTTCGCCGACCACTACGGACCGGACGACGTGGCCTCCAGCGGAGGCATGGACGTCGCACCGCACCCCCACATCGGTCTCCAGACCGTCAGCTGGCTCTTCAGCGGTGAGATCGAACACCGGGACAGCCTCGGTGTCCACGCCTACGTCCGGCCCGGCGAGCTGAACCTCATGACGAGCGGGCACGGCATCTGCCACTCCGAGGTGTCCACTCCCGCGACCACGGTCCTGCACGGTGTGCAGCTCTGGGTCGCCCTGCCCGAGGAACACCGCGACACCGCGCGGGACTTCCAGCACTACGCGCCCACGCCCGTGCCGCTCGACGGCGGCGAGGCCCGGGTCTTCCTCGGCACCCTCGCCGGCGACACCTCCCCGGTGCGCACCTTCACCCCGCTGCTGGGCGCCGAACTGCACCTGGCCCCGCAGGCCACCGTCACGCTCGGCATCGACTCCGGCTTCGAGCACGGCGTCCTGGTCGACACGGGGAACGTCCTCTTCGGCGAAACCATCCTCAAACCGGCCGAACTCGGCTACGCGCCCCCGGGCCGCACCACCCTCACCCTGACGAACCAGGCGGACGAGCCGGCCCGCCTGATCCTGCTGGGCGGCCCGCCGTTCCAGGAGGAGATCGTCATGTGGTGGAACTTCATCGGCCGGTCACACGAGGAGATCGTCCGGGCACGCGACGAGTGGGCGTCGGGGGACCGGTTCGGTTCGGTCCAGGGCTATGACGGCGACCCGCTCCCCGCGCCCGAGCTTCCCACGGTGCCGCTGAAACCGCGGCGAAACCATCGTTGA
- a CDS encoding DUF2064 domain-containing protein translates to MTTLLVIAKEPLPGRVKTRLTPPFSPAQAAALAEAALADTLHAVAATPATRRVLVLDGTPGPWLPPGFDVVPQCAGDLDARLADAFARCEGPALLIGMDTPQVTPELLSVDFAGYDACFGPAADGGFWALGLAEPDPRLLRGVPMSTRWTGAVQRRRLVAAGLRVRDLPRLRDVDTAADAAAVAALAPHGRFAARLARCTAHTGPGTAR, encoded by the coding sequence GTGACCACGCTGCTCGTCATCGCCAAGGAACCGCTGCCGGGACGGGTCAAGACGCGGCTCACCCCGCCGTTCAGTCCCGCGCAGGCGGCAGCGCTCGCCGAGGCGGCGCTCGCCGACACGCTGCACGCCGTGGCGGCCACGCCCGCCACCCGCCGCGTGCTGGTACTGGACGGGACGCCCGGCCCCTGGCTGCCACCCGGCTTCGACGTCGTACCGCAGTGCGCGGGTGACCTGGACGCCCGGCTGGCCGACGCGTTCGCCCGGTGCGAGGGTCCTGCCCTGCTCATCGGCATGGACACCCCGCAAGTGACCCCGGAGCTGCTGAGCGTGGACTTCGCCGGGTACGACGCGTGCTTCGGGCCGGCGGCGGACGGCGGGTTCTGGGCGCTGGGCCTGGCCGAGCCCGACCCACGACTGCTTCGGGGCGTGCCCATGTCGACGCGGTGGACGGGTGCCGTGCAGCGGCGGCGGCTGGTGGCCGCCGGGCTGCGGGTGCGGGACCTGCCCCGGCTGCGGGACGTGGACACCGCCGCCGACGCGGCGGCGGTCGCCGCGCTCGCACCGCACGGCCGGTTCGCCGCCCGCCTCGCCCGGTGCACCGCGCACACCGGCCCCGGGACGGCCCGATGA
- a CDS encoding response regulator transcription factor, producing MQQPHLSSTGSATDGTAPASSAPAPRSASGAARVLVVDDDATVAEVVAGYLGRAGYLVDRAADGPTALRRAAAHWPDLVVLDLMLPGMDGLEVCRRLRARAAVPVVMLTARGDEEDRVLGLEVGADDYVTKPFSPRELVLRVQSVLRRARPAVAAGPLAAAGLTVDPAARRATKNGTELALTLREFDLLAFFLRHPGRAYTREDLMREVWGWDFGDLSTVTVHIRRLRGKTEDDPARPRLIQTVWGVGYRFDPSGRDAED from the coding sequence ATGCAGCAGCCGCATCTGTCCAGCACGGGCAGCGCCACGGACGGGACCGCCCCCGCATCCTCCGCACCGGCTCCGCGGTCGGCCTCCGGTGCCGCCCGGGTCCTGGTCGTCGACGACGACGCCACCGTGGCCGAGGTCGTCGCCGGCTACCTCGGCCGCGCCGGGTACCTGGTGGACCGGGCCGCCGACGGCCCCACCGCCCTCAGGCGCGCCGCCGCCCACTGGCCCGACCTGGTGGTGCTCGACCTGATGCTGCCCGGCATGGACGGACTGGAGGTCTGCCGCCGGCTGCGCGCACGGGCCGCCGTGCCCGTTGTCATGCTCACCGCCCGCGGCGACGAGGAGGACCGCGTCCTGGGACTCGAGGTGGGCGCGGACGACTACGTGACCAAGCCGTTCAGCCCCCGCGAACTGGTCCTGCGGGTGCAGTCGGTGCTCCGCCGCGCCCGCCCCGCCGTGGCCGCCGGCCCGCTGGCCGCCGCCGGGCTCACCGTCGACCCCGCCGCCCGCCGCGCCACCAAGAACGGCACCGAACTCGCGCTCACCCTGCGCGAGTTCGACCTCCTCGCCTTCTTCCTGCGGCATCCGGGACGGGCGTACACCAGGGAGGACCTGATGCGCGAGGTGTGGGGCTGGGATTTCGGCGATCTCTCCACCGTCACGGTCCACATTCGCCGGCTGCGCGGCAAGACCGAGGACGACCCGGCCCGGCCGCGCCTGATCCAGACCGTGTGGGGCGTCGGCTACCGCTTCGACCCGAGCGGCCGGGACGCGGAGGACTGA
- a CDS encoding alpha/beta hydrolase — MPDAAEPVRPVLEPAAAAFAEATANPPYLFDLPPAEGRKTVDEVQSGEIAKPAVDEEWVTVPGGPTGSVRARIVRPAGATGTLPVILYIHGAGWVFGNAHTHDRLVRELAVGAEAAVVFPEYDLSPEARYPVAIEQNYTVARWVVDEGAGKGLDGTRLAVAGDSVGGNMTAALTLMAKQRGGLPLLQQVLFYPVTDANFDTPSYHQFATGYFLRRDGMQWFWDQYTTDEAERAQITASPLRATTDQLAGLPPALVITGEADVLRDEGEAYANKLRAAGVPVTAVRFQGIIHDFVMLNALRETHAAEAAIAMAVHTLRTALHSA, encoded by the coding sequence ATGCCCGATGCCGCAGAGCCCGTACGACCCGTGCTGGAACCCGCGGCCGCCGCGTTCGCCGAGGCGACCGCCAATCCGCCCTACCTGTTCGACCTGCCCCCCGCCGAAGGCCGCAAGACCGTCGACGAGGTGCAGTCCGGCGAGATCGCCAAGCCGGCGGTCGACGAGGAGTGGGTCACCGTGCCGGGCGGGCCCACCGGCAGCGTCCGCGCGCGGATCGTCCGGCCCGCCGGCGCCACCGGCACCCTGCCGGTGATCCTCTACATCCACGGTGCCGGCTGGGTCTTCGGCAACGCCCACACCCACGACCGCCTCGTGCGGGAACTCGCCGTCGGCGCCGAGGCGGCCGTCGTCTTCCCCGAGTACGACCTCTCGCCCGAGGCCCGTTACCCGGTCGCCATCGAGCAGAACTACACGGTCGCCCGCTGGGTCGTCGACGAGGGCGCCGGCAAGGGTCTGGACGGCACGCGCCTCGCGGTCGCCGGAGACTCGGTGGGCGGCAACATGACCGCCGCGCTCACCTTGATGGCCAAGCAGCGCGGCGGCCTCCCGCTGCTCCAGCAGGTGCTGTTCTACCCGGTGACCGACGCGAACTTCGACACCCCCTCCTACCACCAGTTCGCCACCGGCTACTTCCTGCGCCGCGACGGCATGCAGTGGTTCTGGGACCAGTACACGACCGACGAGGCCGAGCGCGCCCAGATCACCGCGTCCCCGCTGCGCGCCACGACCGACCAGCTGGCCGGCCTGCCTCCGGCGCTGGTCATCACCGGTGAGGCGGACGTGCTGCGCGACGAGGGCGAGGCGTACGCCAACAAGCTCCGCGCGGCCGGAGTCCCCGTCACCGCCGTCCGCTTCCAGGGCATCATCCACGACTTCGTGATGCTCAACGCGCTGCGCGAGACCCACGCCGCCGAGGCCGCCATCGCGATGGCCGTCCACACCCTGCGCACCGCCCTGCACAGCGCCTGA
- a CDS encoding NAD-dependent epimerase/dehydratase family protein: MRVLVTGGAGFIGSHVVEALTARGHEAVVFDVRAAPDADVRDPEAVSRAVAGADAVCHQAAMVGLGAGFGDAAEYVSRNDLGTAVLLAAMAEAGVRHLVLAGSMVVYGEGRYACPRDGGVRPGPRTVADLDAGRFEPGCPVCGAELIAGLVGEDAPADPRNVYATTKLAQEHLAAAWARSTGGSAVSLRYHNVYGPRMPRDTPYAGVASFFRSALARGEAPRVFEDGRQRRDFVHVRDVAAANLLALEGRSAPGVLTVYNTGSGEPHTVGEMARALADAHGGPAPVITGEYRLGDVRHITADSSRLRTELGWKPEVGFAEGMQEFAASG, encoded by the coding sequence ATGCGTGTACTGGTCACCGGCGGTGCCGGGTTCATCGGGTCCCATGTCGTGGAGGCGCTGACGGCGCGCGGGCACGAGGCGGTCGTCTTCGACGTGCGCGCGGCACCAGACGCGGACGTGCGCGATCCCGAGGCGGTCTCCCGGGCCGTGGCCGGTGCGGACGCCGTGTGTCATCAGGCCGCGATGGTCGGGCTCGGGGCGGGGTTCGGGGACGCGGCGGAGTACGTCTCCCGCAACGACCTGGGGACGGCCGTCCTGCTCGCCGCCATGGCGGAGGCGGGGGTACGGCACCTCGTGCTGGCCGGGTCGATGGTGGTGTACGGGGAAGGGCGGTACGCGTGTCCGCGTGACGGGGGCGTACGGCCGGGGCCCCGGACGGTCGCCGACCTGGACGCGGGCCGGTTCGAGCCCGGGTGCCCGGTATGTGGTGCGGAGCTGATCGCTGGGCTGGTCGGCGAGGACGCGCCGGCCGATCCGCGCAACGTGTACGCCACGACCAAGCTCGCGCAGGAGCACCTGGCCGCCGCCTGGGCCCGGTCGACGGGTGGGTCCGCCGTGTCGCTGCGCTACCACAACGTGTACGGGCCCCGGATGCCCCGCGACACCCCGTACGCCGGTGTCGCCTCCTTCTTCCGGTCCGCGCTCGCCCGGGGTGAGGCGCCCCGCGTGTTCGAGGACGGGCGGCAGCGCCGGGACTTCGTGCATGTGCGGGACGTGGCCGCCGCCAACCTGCTGGCGCTCGAGGGCCGTTCCGCCCCGGGTGTGCTCACCGTGTACAACACCGGCAGCGGCGAGCCGCACACCGTCGGCGAGATGGCCCGCGCGCTGGCCGACGCCCACGGAGGGCCCGCACCGGTGATCACCGGGGAGTACCGCCTGGGGGACGTACGGCACATCACGGCCGACTCCTCGCGGCTGCGGACCGAGCTGGGCTGGAAGCCGGAGGTCGGTTTCGCGGAGGGCATGCAGGAGTTCGCAGCCTCCGGGTGA
- a CDS encoding molybdopterin-dependent oxidoreductase produces MRDHYPRLPSSPGFWRSPLRGPWFTSVLGLVLLAGITVLFVTGLVSYAAYNPGLSRVNDQTPDKGILGFYLFAWPTGPVWLYRFTQGVHVTLGITLIPVLLAKLWSVVPRLFALPPARSVAHGLERISLLLLVGGGLFEFTTGVLNVQLDYVFPGSFYPLHFYGAWVFFAAFVAHAVLKAPTALRAVRRPLHEDGDLVTPRPDEPTVSRRGALALVGGGSLLLFATTVGQSLGGPFRRTALLAPHGAADPGGGPNGFQINKTATYARITAADTHRDGWRLVVTGRTGTVRLSRAELLRLPLHSASLPIACVEGWSTDDQWWRGVRLRDLATLVGYDGDPPDVFVESLQRHGAFRRAALRANQVADPRSLLALYVNGEDLSPDHGYPARIIVPAAPGVLNTKWVARLAFGDL; encoded by the coding sequence ATGCGAGACCACTACCCGCGACTCCCCTCCTCCCCGGGCTTCTGGCGCAGCCCGCTGCGCGGCCCCTGGTTCACCTCCGTGCTCGGTCTGGTGCTGCTCGCCGGCATCACCGTGCTGTTCGTGACCGGACTGGTGTCGTACGCGGCCTACAACCCGGGTCTGTCCCGGGTGAACGACCAGACACCGGACAAGGGGATCCTCGGCTTCTACCTCTTCGCCTGGCCCACCGGCCCGGTATGGCTGTACCGGTTCACGCAGGGCGTGCACGTCACCCTCGGCATCACCCTGATCCCGGTGCTGCTGGCCAAGCTGTGGTCCGTGGTGCCGAGGCTGTTCGCCCTGCCCCCGGCCCGCTCGGTCGCGCACGGGCTGGAACGGATCTCCCTGCTGCTCCTCGTCGGCGGCGGGCTGTTCGAGTTCACCACCGGTGTGCTCAACGTCCAGCTGGACTACGTCTTCCCGGGCTCTTTCTACCCGCTGCACTTCTACGGCGCGTGGGTGTTCTTCGCCGCGTTCGTGGCCCACGCCGTCCTGAAGGCGCCGACGGCCCTGCGGGCGGTGCGGCGGCCACTGCACGAGGACGGCGACCTGGTCACCCCGCGCCCGGACGAGCCCACCGTCTCCCGGCGCGGCGCGCTGGCGCTGGTCGGCGGCGGCTCGCTGCTGCTGTTCGCGACCACCGTGGGGCAGAGCCTGGGCGGGCCCTTCCGGCGTACGGCCCTGCTCGCGCCGCACGGCGCGGCCGACCCCGGCGGCGGCCCCAACGGGTTCCAGATCAACAAGACGGCCACGTACGCCCGGATCACCGCGGCCGACACCCACCGGGACGGGTGGCGGCTCGTCGTCACCGGGCGCACCGGAACCGTGCGCCTGAGCCGTGCCGAGCTGCTCCGGCTGCCGCTGCACAGCGCGTCGCTGCCCATCGCCTGCGTGGAGGGCTGGTCGACTGACGACCAGTGGTGGCGCGGGGTGCGGCTGCGCGACCTCGCGACGCTCGTCGGCTACGACGGCGACCCGCCGGACGTGTTCGTGGAGTCGCTCCAGCGGCACGGCGCCTTCCGCCGCGCGGCCCTGCGGGCCAACCAGGTCGCCGACCCCCGCTCGCTGCTCGCCCTGTACGTCAACGGCGAGGATCTGTCCCCCGACCACGGCTACCCGGCGCGGATCATCGTGCCCGCCGCGCCCGGTGTGCTCAACACCAAGTGGGTGGCGCGGCTGGCCTTCGGAGACCTGTGA
- a CDS encoding HAMP domain-containing sensor histidine kinase — MHDTLLIALYAFAGAAVTGLTGAAALRLLRRRSLTVSLAVVAAVGVGGVLAGTLAVAWAMFLSPHDLTVVTTVVAMAAVVSLATALLLGRWVVARSHELALAARSLGEAGGFTAPLAPATAELAQLSRELAATSARLAESRERERLLETSRRELVAWISHDLRTPLAGLRAMSEALEDGVADDPGRYLQQIRTEVERLNDMVGDLFELSRIHAGTLPLTPSRISLYDLVGDALAGADPLARAHGVRLVGDRVEPVPVEVDAKEMSRVLGNLLVNAIRRTPADGTVAVAAERSPGGVVVSVTDGCGGIPEEDLPRVFDTGWRGTHARTPPAGAGLGLAIVRGIVEAHSGRATVRNIPGGCRFEVTLPAAP; from the coding sequence ATGCACGACACCCTGCTCATCGCCCTGTACGCCTTCGCCGGGGCCGCCGTCACCGGCCTCACGGGGGCCGCCGCGCTGCGGCTGCTGCGGCGACGCTCGCTCACCGTGTCCCTCGCCGTCGTCGCGGCGGTCGGCGTCGGCGGCGTGCTTGCCGGGACACTCGCGGTCGCCTGGGCGATGTTCCTCTCCCCGCACGACCTGACCGTGGTGACGACGGTCGTCGCGATGGCGGCCGTGGTCTCCCTGGCGACCGCCCTCCTGCTGGGCCGCTGGGTCGTCGCCCGCAGCCACGAACTCGCCCTGGCGGCCCGCTCGCTCGGTGAGGCCGGTGGCTTCACGGCCCCACTGGCCCCGGCCACCGCCGAACTGGCGCAACTGAGCCGCGAATTGGCAGCCACAAGTGCCCGACTCGCCGAATCACGGGAGCGGGAACGCCTGTTGGAGACCTCACGCCGGGAACTCGTCGCCTGGATCTCCCACGACCTGCGCACCCCGCTCGCCGGGCTGCGCGCCATGTCGGAGGCCCTGGAGGACGGTGTCGCCGACGATCCCGGCCGCTATCTGCAACAGATCCGCACCGAGGTCGAGCGCCTCAACGACATGGTCGGCGACCTCTTCGAACTCTCCCGCATCCATGCCGGCACGCTTCCGCTGACACCGTCTCGGATCTCCCTCTACGACCTCGTCGGCGACGCCCTCGCCGGAGCCGATCCGCTCGCCCGCGCCCACGGTGTCCGGCTGGTCGGCGACCGGGTGGAGCCGGTCCCGGTGGAGGTCGACGCCAAGGAGATGAGCCGCGTCCTGGGCAACCTGCTGGTCAACGCCATCCGCCGGACGCCCGCCGACGGCACGGTCGCCGTCGCCGCCGAGCGCTCGCCCGGCGGCGTGGTCGTCTCCGTGACGGACGGCTGCGGCGGCATCCCCGAGGAGGACCTGCCCCGCGTCTTCGACACCGGCTGGCGCGGCACCCACGCCCGCACCCCGCCGGCCGGCGCGGGCCTGGGCCTCGCCATCGTGCGCGGCATCGTCGAGGCCCACAGCGGCCGGGCCACCGTGCGCAACATCCCCGGCGGCTGCCGCTTCGAGGTCACCCTGCCCGCGGCACCCTAG
- a CDS encoding DNA starvation/stationary phase protection protein has translation MTTDITPTGSQPRLHQKGRIIQEFGTVKQFPLALSYEARMYSCQRLNKALADTQILYGLYKKHHWLVRGATFYQLHLVLDQHAAQQLALVDTLAERVQTLGGVAVGDSRHVAELTSIPRPPDGVEEVPAMLSRLLEAHETILADAHDAAARVAELGDDGTNDLLVSQVIRTGELQAWFLAEHLVDTPLVRA, from the coding sequence ATGACCACCGACATCACGCCCACCGGCAGTCAGCCCCGGCTGCACCAGAAGGGCCGCATCATCCAGGAGTTCGGCACCGTCAAGCAGTTCCCGCTGGCCCTGTCGTACGAGGCCCGCATGTACTCCTGCCAGCGGCTCAACAAGGCCCTCGCCGACACGCAGATCCTCTACGGCCTCTACAAGAAGCACCACTGGCTGGTGCGCGGCGCGACCTTCTACCAGCTGCACCTCGTCCTGGACCAGCACGCGGCACAGCAGCTCGCCCTGGTCGACACGCTCGCCGAGCGCGTCCAGACACTGGGCGGCGTGGCCGTGGGAGACTCCCGGCACGTCGCCGAGCTCACCTCGATCCCGCGCCCGCCGGACGGTGTCGAGGAAGTGCCCGCGATGCTCTCCCGGCTCCTCGAAGCGCACGAGACCATCCTGGCCGACGCGCACGACGCGGCGGCCCGCGTCGCGGAACTGGGCGACGACGGCACCAACGACCTGCTGGTCTCCCAGGTGATCCGCACCGGCGAACTCCAGGCGTGGTTCCTCGCGGAGCACCTGGTCGACACACCCCTGGTCCGCGCGTGA
- a CDS encoding alpha/beta hydrolase, whose product MTTPTVLLVHGAFADAGSWTGVISRLQRHGVPVIAPPNPLRGLAADAAYVASVAARIEGPVVLVGHSYGGALITVAGTAENVVGLVYVAAYVLEEGESLGELQGRFPASPLVSNLKQWTYPVPGGDPAVEVTIAEDAFPSVFAADVPAETTKALAAAQRPLAAAAFEETATAAAWKTKPSWALVAAADQAINPEVERFGAKRAGATITELEGASHAVAVSRPEAVADLILQAVRATG is encoded by the coding sequence ATGACCACGCCCACCGTCCTCCTCGTCCACGGCGCGTTCGCCGACGCCGGCAGCTGGACCGGCGTCATCTCCCGCCTCCAGCGCCACGGCGTCCCGGTGATCGCCCCGCCCAACCCGCTGCGCGGCCTCGCCGCCGACGCCGCCTACGTCGCCTCGGTCGCCGCCCGGATCGAGGGCCCCGTCGTGCTGGTCGGGCACTCCTACGGCGGTGCGCTCATCACCGTGGCCGGCACCGCCGAGAACGTCGTCGGCCTCGTCTACGTCGCCGCCTACGTCCTGGAGGAGGGCGAGAGCCTCGGCGAGCTGCAAGGCCGCTTCCCGGCCTCGCCGCTGGTGAGCAACCTCAAGCAGTGGACGTACCCGGTGCCGGGCGGTGACCCGGCCGTCGAGGTCACCATCGCCGAGGACGCCTTCCCGTCCGTCTTCGCCGCCGACGTGCCGGCCGAGACCACCAAGGCGCTCGCGGCGGCGCAGCGTCCGCTCGCCGCGGCGGCCTTCGAGGAGACGGCCACCGCCGCCGCCTGGAAGACCAAGCCGTCCTGGGCCCTGGTGGCGGCCGCCGACCAGGCGATCAACCCGGAGGTGGAGCGCTTCGGCGCGAAGCGGGCCGGCGCGACGATCACCGAGCTGGAAGGCGCCTCCCACGCGGTGGCCGTCTCCCGGCCCGAGGCGGTCGCCGACCTGATCCTCCAGGCGGTCCGCGCGACCGGCTGA